The genomic stretch TTTCTTTGCGCTTTATTTGctgcttatttattaattcactTGGCAGGCGTCCTTTTCCAGGTTCAATTTTGTAGAGTAAGTCAGTGGAGTTTTATGGAAACAAATGGCGGTTGTTATATACAACAAATGTCTGTAAACAtaccattttctttttggctcgcactttcattttgacacatttttctttcatttctgtttgaattgttttgtatttacacCGTAGTTCTTTGTTTGGGTGGAAAAGCTGTGGCTACGGACAACAGACTTAAAGCCTGGAAATAAATGAGATCTTTGTAAAccgtatttattattattattattattattattattatttattaatgatttgGGTTCTATCTCAAATGGTCCTTTGTTCCTGCATGAAATGATGATCAGGCCTGCCATTGATTCAGAGAAGCTCTCTTACGGGTCAGAGCCCTGCTGAGTGTGGCCTTTTCCCTCCTCCCCACCAGGACATGTGTAAGATGGCCACAGAGGCCATCACCTCAGGACAAACCAGTGTTCAGGCAGAGCTGAGAAGGACCGCCAACACGCGTGAGTGTTTCCCCCACCTCCCAGTCTGGGGCCACCTAGTGGTCATACAGCGCCGGCGCGCCGGATCCGAGCTCTGCACAGGGGCCCGTAGCTGAGGGATTGAAAATAAAACCGCCCTTAAAAAAGGGTAACAGAATGAACATGGCGAAGATTATAACAGAACTGCAGGTAAGAAAAGGGTTAAAGTAATGCAATGAGGCAAGTCTGAAGGCCAAGCTTAAAAAATGCATCTTCCATTTACGATAGAAAAATGTGTCCGGAGTCCAGAGGCGTGGAGCAGGACAGCGGCAGGTCTCCTTTTTTAACGAGTGAAACCTCTACGGGAGAAGTTTGACTGTGACGTGCTATCGTGACGTGCTATCGTGACTTGCCGTGGCCTCTTGCGTCCCTCTAAGGACACAGATAGCACACACAGTGGTATGAAAGCTGTTCTGTAATACAGACTGAGCTCCCTATGCAAAAACAGATCACAATACTGAGGCTACGATATGGTGTAGATCGGGGCACTGAGGCTAATTTCACCACAATGGCTGTGATAGGCTGTAACGGTGACACTTGTACAgacaataaattgcatttaagatgcgtatttaaaatgatttatggcAAAGGTGCAAAACATAGCATTTGCAGTTTGCTTTAACACAGAGACAATTAAGCAGCCTGAAAATGTAGGAAGAATGATATATTTAAACGTAGATTTATGTAGAGCTTTTATTCGGTAGGCACCGACCACTTTACAGGACAGTTTAAATGGAGGTGCTCGCTCTGAACGTAATGTAATGGCGTATTCTGCGGGCCAGCATGCATGGGGGCCTGTAACACGCCGGGTGGAAATTTCCCGGTTTGTCGTCATTACGTGGGCCGCACGGTGATGCAACGTTCCGTTTCTCTTTGTGTCCCCCTGGTGATGGAGCGGTTGAGTCATCCGGCTCATTTTCGGCAGTTAGGCTGCATCCCAGAGCCAGGATGGCAGTCGTGATGCTTTCGTCTCCTTGATTCTGACTTAGCAAGGGTACTAAAACCGGAAATGGACCGGAACCTCATTTAAAACTcctctgagcccccccccccccccccccccccagcctgtcgtgttttttaaaatggtagcaaacatttatttatttaaattattattattataatttttaatataatgtaataaaagtatAATACTTTTACCCTCTCTCCACCACTGGCTTTTGTTCATGTATCACAATTCAGTCTATCAGAGCCAGTATTGTGCTGTTATCTGTAGAATTGTTTGAATCGAAAGGAACGCttgcatattacatttttaaagaaggaatcagttattttccttttttcttccccaCAAAATGGTCCCTTTGTTAAACTCTTACTCCCCCTGCACTTTGGTAACTCGCTGGCAGTCGTGTACTGCTTGCAGTTGGAATTGGATTTTGTGATGATATAGATTAGTATGTCATTGCTGTGACAACGTAACCTGCGAGCGCTGCTGTGGAACTGTATGGGAGGgggtttttttggtttgtttgtttttctaaaatgatGATTTACAGAGGGTCCCAAACTGTGCCCTGGGGGACACTGCGTGAAATGCAGTGACACATACGCATTTTGCCAGGATAGTAAGCTACCACCTGTCAGCTAGATAACACCCAAACAAATACAGCTTGCTGCTGGCAGAGTCCAGGATCACCTCTGTGTGGTCCGACAAAATTTAGCAGTAAGCTGTTAAAAGACATGTGAGAAGCGTCGGTGCGGCTGTATCCGGAGCCCCGGAGGTTGCAGATATGCGAAACGCTGTCCCCGCTGCCTGGCGCGGGCGCGGCGCTGGGGAAGCGCAGGCGAGCGGCCGCCGCAGCGTGCGGACAACCTGCGCCCACGAGCGCGTCGGCTCAAGCGCATTTCACCTGAGAGAGGCCAGGAGGAGCCGGCAGTAACAGCTCAGCACATAGCCAAATAAGCTCTGGTGAGTCTGAGCTCACCGCCATTTACGCCATCTTGGATTTCAAGTTAGGAGAGCTGGTGTCGGTTTCCGCTGTTAGAACATTGTCAATTTGATTGCAAAGTATGATGACCGCTTGATAACATCAAGGAGAAGGCGAATCCAAGATGAGAAAAAGCCTTGCAGGCGAGCAGCGGGAAGGAGTGTCGATGTATTCTGACACTCTGGAGCTGAGATGGAAGAAACCTCACCAGCTGTATCGAGGCGTCCGCTTTTCAGACGTTtgcctttttctgtgtgtgtgtgtgtgtgtgtgtgtgcgtgcgtgcgtgcgtgcgtgcgtgtgcgcttgtgtgcgtgtctgagagACTGTGAATAAATTCTTCACGCTTCCTGTTTGAGGCTGCCTGCGcctgtaatgttgatatttctctttctctccctctcggaACAGCCGCCACACGTATGATCGCCAACGCTTTGAGCCGGGACTCCCCGCCGAGCACGCCCGTCCGTCGCCCTGACAACCGCCTCTCTGTGACCGTGTCCAACAAACAAGCCGGCAAGAGCACAAAAGCGGGTAcctgtctctctgccccctgcccacccccgcTCTGAATTTAGTTTCTTACATTGATTTCATGCTGTCTCTTGTGAGGTGTTGTCGTTTGTTAGTTCCGCCTCTTGTTTTCTCATCACTccctcctctgtttctctcttcctctcctccctccgtCCCAGTGCTGAGCCGGCCGGCGGACGAGGGCGGTGCCGTTCCGGTGAAGCGCCGTCGGGTGACGGCGGAAATGGAGGGTAAATACATCATCAACATGCCCAAGGGCACCACTGCCCGCACACGCCGCATCCTGGAGCAGCAGGCCAAGAGAGGTACGGCACAACCGTCTATAGGGCAACTGTACCTTCTCTCAGACTGCTCCACCATCTATAGGGCAACCACAGCTACTCTCAGGCAGGTCAACCATCTATAGGGCAACCACAGCTACTCTCAGGCAGGTCAACCATCTATAGGGCAACTGTAGCTTCTCTCAGACAACTCGCACAAAGAGCTTTTATTGCTTTATGTCAGTTTGTCTTTGTCCATCTTTCTCAGACAAGGGAATGAAGCGTACCTCAGTGTTTGAGAGGCTGGGGGCAGAATCCAAAGCAGACACTACCACCGGCAGCAAGGTGAGGAAACATGAGACGTGGCGACTTACAGCTTTGGATAATGGCACTGGAGCAATGCTTCGCTGCAAGAGCAGCTTCTGTGAGTCACTGTTGTGTTGAATGTCCTTCTCTGTGCCCCACGCACTTTAGCCCACAGGAGTGTTCAGCCGGCTGGGCAGGGGCgacgaagaggaggatgaggaagtcGGAGCTGGGAACAGAGGGGCGCGCCGGCCaggggatgaggaagaggaggatgtgGGTGAgcaggaggatgaggaagaggagagcgaCGGTGAGGGCTCGGTGCTCCAGTACGCCGGCGTCCTGAAacggcccctcccctccctgaaGCGGGCGGCCGCCTCCTCCAGTCAACCCCCGCCCAAGCCGCCCGCCAaacccgcccccaccaccctccgTCGCCTGGGCAACAAGGCCaagcctcccccctccccgtcccccccctctaactcctcctcctctccagaacagcccccaccctccaaaCTCAGCATCCTGCAGAGACTGGGCAAGCTGCCTCCTGCCActccccctggccccgccccccagctgCAGCCCGACACCCAGGACAGCCGCGTGACCAGCACCCGGCCCAAAGCGCTGGCCAGCTCCAAGGTCAGCAGCA from Anguilla anguilla isolate fAngAng1 chromosome 12, fAngAng1.pri, whole genome shotgun sequence encodes the following:
- the c12h19orf47 gene encoding uncharacterized protein C19orf47 homolog isoform X1, with the protein product MASVTTATSEWIQFFKDAGIPPSLAVNYALSFVDNRIQKNMLMDLSKEIMMDLGITVIGDIIAILKHAKQVHRQDMCKMATEAITSGQTSVQAELRRTANTPATRMIANALSRDSPPSTPVRRPDNRLSVTVSNKQAGKSTKAVLSRPADEGGAVPVKRRRVTAEMEGKYIINMPKGTTARTRRILEQQAKRDKGMKRTSVFERLGAESKADTTTGSKPTGVFSRLGRGDEEEDEEVGAGNRGARRPGDEEEEDVGEQEDEEEESDGEGSVLQYAGVLKRPLPSLKRAAASSSQPPPKPPAKPAPTTLRRLGNKAKPPPSPSPPSNSSSSPEQPPPSKLSILQRLGKLPPATPPGPAPQLQPDTQDSRVTSTRPKALASSKVSSSTGGGDCGGAQMDNAGTVSVFKRLGTKKT
- the c12h19orf47 gene encoding uncharacterized protein C19orf47 homolog isoform X2, which translates into the protein MASVTTATSEWIQFFKDAGIPPSLAVNYALSFVDNRIQKNMLMDLSKEIMMDLGITVIGDIIAILKHAKQVHRQDMCKMATEAITSGQTSVQAELRRTANTPATRMIANALSRDSPPSTPVRRPDNRLSVTVSNKQAGKSTKAVLSRPADEGGAVPVKRRRVTAEMEDKGMKRTSVFERLGAESKADTTTGSKPTGVFSRLGRGDEEEDEEVGAGNRGARRPGDEEEEDVGEQEDEEEESDGEGSVLQYAGVLKRPLPSLKRAAASSSQPPPKPPAKPAPTTLRRLGNKAKPPPSPSPPSNSSSSPEQPPPSKLSILQRLGKLPPATPPGPAPQLQPDTQDSRVTSTRPKALASSKVSSSTGGGDCGGAQMDNAGTVSVFKRLGTKKT